The following proteins come from a genomic window of Telopea speciosissima isolate NSW1024214 ecotype Mountain lineage unplaced genomic scaffold, Tspe_v1 Tspe_v1.0372, whole genome shotgun sequence:
- the LOC122648033 gene encoding uncharacterized protein LOC122648033 produces MTPKNVRFKQIVEEIKLMGFNHSQYMFMRALHVLTSINKLTWKQKLEAYRSWGFSENEILMAFRRYPNFMALSEKRIMRHIDFFLNKMGWERAVIFTYPDILGLSLEKRILPRCSVFRVLILKGLMKKDRQMGYLLKESEKLFLEKSVTKYEKEVPQLLDLYKGNISLLELGYGTQEVWKEPTGKIPKFLKFDK; encoded by the coding sequence ATGACACCTAAAAATGTTCGCTTCAAACAGATAGTTGAGGAGATTAAGCTAATGGGTTTCAACCATTCACAATACATGTTTATGCGTGCTCTCCATGTGTTAACATCAATCAACAAATTGACATGGAAGCAGAAATTGGAGGCTTATAGAAGTTGGGGTTTTTCTGAGAATGAGATTCTCATGGCATTTAGGAGGTACCCTAATTTTATGGCACTGTCTGAGAAGAGGATAATGAGACATATAGATTTCTTTCTTAACAAAATGGGTTGGGAACGGGCAGTTATCTTCACGTACCCGGACATTCTTGGGCTTAGCTTGGAGAAGAGAATTCTTCCAAGGTGTTCAGTTTTTCGAGTATTGATATTGAAAGGTCTGATGAAGAAAGATCGTCAAATGGGATATCTATTGAAAGAAAGTGAGAAGCTTTTCTTGGAGAAGTCTGTGACAAAATATGAGAAAGAAGTTCCTCAACTCTTGGATTTATACAAAGGGAATATTAGTCTGCTAGAACTAGGATATGGAACTCAGGAAGTGTGGAAAGAACCTACTGGTAAAAtacccaaatttttgaaatttgacaaatag